Within Pseudomonadota bacterium, the genomic segment CTCATAACCATCGTAATCGCCGAAAACATTGATGGATGTGGTATCAAAGTGAACCCGCTGTGGATCGATATCGAATATGTTGATGGCATTTTGCGCGATCTTTGAAAAGATCTTCTGCGTGCCGGTATCGAAAACTTTATCAAGAACACGAGCGACATTA encodes:
- a CDS encoding transposase; this translates as NVARVLDKVFDTGTQKIFSKIAQNAINIFDIDPQRVHFDTTSINVFGDYDGYEHPFKIDYGYSKDKRPDLKQFLVSMLCVDRNIPIIGSCQDGNASDKTLAF